A DNA window from Cyanobacterium sp. T60_A2020_053 contains the following coding sequences:
- a CDS encoding RrF2 family transcriptional regulator, with product MKLTKKGHYAVKALVDLSLQANSAPSAVSQIALRQDIPAPFLEKLLIRMRQAGLINSIRGAKGGYQLAHSPQEITLGQILLAVGENLESIPLLQDEATGADWVTVTLWRKINEKMQESLNHITLADLYYDARSRQASQGQENNFII from the coding sequence CATTAGTAGATTTAAGTTTACAAGCAAATTCAGCGCCCTCCGCCGTTAGCCAAATTGCTTTACGTCAAGACATTCCAGCGCCCTTCCTGGAAAAATTACTAATCAGGATGCGTCAAGCTGGATTAATCAATTCCATTCGGGGTGCAAAAGGTGGTTATCAACTAGCGCACTCCCCCCAAGAGATAACACTAGGACAAATTTTGTTGGCAGTGGGAGAAAATTTGGAGTCGATACCATTATTACAAGATGAGGCGACGGGCGCTGATTGGGTGACAGTCACTCTATGGCGTAAAATCAATGAGAAAATGCAAGAATCTCTTAATCACATCACCTTAGCTGACTTATACTATGATGCGCGTAGTCGCCAAGCCTCCCAAGGGCAAGAAAATAATTTTATTATTTAG
- a CDS encoding AAA family ATPase has protein sequence MVSFQQEFSLLLRACYPLIYISSTEEERVEKSIAQIIQSMGNRHTYVWDFVEGYQDNPNNSNFAKRNPLQALEFVEKLPENTGGVFILRDFHRFLEDISISRKLRNLARKLKAQPKNIIIIAEDIKLPNELREVFTVVDFPLPQAQEIKQEIERLMFNQSLPEELLIELVKASQGLSLERLRRVLTRAIAQNGKLELEDVELILEEKKQTIRQTKILDYYPTQEQISDIGGLDNLKEWLLRRGGSFSEAARAYGLPYPRGLLLVGIQGTGKSLTAKAIAHHWHLPLLRLDVGRLFAGLVGESESRTRQMIGIAEALSPCILWIDEIDKAFSGADGRGDSGTTSRVFGTFITWLAEKKSPVFVVATANNIQSLPPEVLRKGRFDEIFFVGLPNQPEREAIFKVHLNRLRPHNLKNYDLSRLAYETPEFSGAEIEQTIIEAMHLGFSQNRDFTNEDILMAASQIVPLARTAREQIAFLEDWATSGKARLASRNYLNLS, from the coding sequence ATGGTGTCTTTTCAGCAAGAATTTTCCCTATTACTTCGGGCTTGTTATCCCCTAATATACATCTCCAGTACTGAAGAAGAAAGAGTGGAAAAATCCATCGCTCAAATTATCCAAAGCATGGGTAATCGTCATACTTATGTGTGGGATTTTGTAGAAGGTTATCAAGATAACCCCAACAATAGCAACTTTGCCAAACGAAATCCCTTACAGGCGCTGGAATTTGTGGAAAAGTTACCAGAAAATACAGGAGGAGTGTTTATTCTGAGGGATTTTCACCGCTTTTTAGAAGATATTTCGATTTCTCGTAAATTGCGTAATTTGGCTCGTAAATTAAAGGCACAACCGAAAAATATTATTATCATCGCTGAAGACATTAAACTCCCTAATGAATTACGAGAAGTTTTTACGGTAGTTGATTTTCCTTTACCTCAAGCCCAAGAAATTAAACAGGAAATTGAGCGTTTAATGTTTAATCAATCTTTGCCTGAAGAATTATTGATAGAGTTAGTTAAGGCATCTCAAGGTTTATCGTTAGAACGCCTTAGAAGGGTGTTAACAAGAGCCATTGCTCAAAACGGCAAATTAGAACTAGAAGACGTAGAACTTATCTTAGAAGAGAAAAAACAAACTATTCGACAAACAAAAATACTAGACTACTACCCTACCCAAGAGCAAATTTCGGATATTGGTGGTTTGGATAATTTGAAGGAGTGGTTATTGAGAAGGGGAGGTTCTTTTTCTGAGGCGGCGCGCGCCTATGGTTTACCCTATCCTCGTGGGTTGCTATTGGTGGGGATTCAAGGCACGGGAAAATCTTTGACGGCGAAAGCCATTGCACATCATTGGCATTTACCGTTATTGCGTTTGGATGTGGGGCGCTTGTTTGCTGGTTTGGTGGGGGAATCGGAGTCACGCACTCGTCAAATGATTGGTATTGCAGAGGCTTTATCTCCTTGCATTCTTTGGATTGATGAGATTGATAAGGCTTTTTCGGGCGCTGATGGTAGGGGAGACTCTGGCACCACTAGCCGTGTGTTTGGTACTTTTATCACTTGGTTAGCGGAGAAAAAAAGCCCAGTTTTCGTAGTGGCTACTGCTAATAATATACAAAGTTTACCTCCCGAAGTGCTACGAAAAGGACGCTTTGATGAGATATTTTTTGTGGGTTTACCGAATCAACCAGAAAGGGAAGCCATTTTTAAGGTGCATCTTAACCGATTGCGCCCCCATAATCTAAAAAATTATGATTTATCCAGACTGGCTTATGAAACGCCAGAATTTTCCGGCGCTGAAATTGAGCAAACTATTATTGAAGCGATGCACTTAGGTTTTAGTCAAAATCGCGATTTTACTAATGAGGATATTTTAATGGCTGCTAGTCAAATTGTACCTTTAGCGCGCACCGCCCGAGAGCAAATCGCTTTTTTGGAAGATTGGGCGACTTCTGGCAAAGCGCGCCTCGCCTCCCGCAATTATCTTAATTTGAGTTAA